In the genome of Populus trichocarpa isolate Nisqually-1 chromosome 6, P.trichocarpa_v4.1, whole genome shotgun sequence, one region contains:
- the LOC18100194 gene encoding aquaporin PIP2-1 codes for MGKDVEVRGEFIAKDYHDPPPAPLIDAEELTQWSLYRAIIAEFIATLLFLYITVLTVIGYKSQTDTTKNSDACGGVGILGIAWAFGGMIFVLVYCTAGISGGHINPAVTFGLFLARKVSLVRAVLYMVAQCLGAICGCGLVKAFQKSYYTKYGGGANELATGFSKGTGLGAEIIGTFVLVYTVFSATDPKRNARDSHVPVLAPLPIGFAVFMVHLATIPITGTGINPARSFGAAVIYNKDKAWDDHWIFWVGPFIGAAIAALYHQYVLRAAAVKALGSFRSSSNI; via the exons ATGGGCAAGGACGTTGAAGTTAGAGGCGAATTCATTGCCAAGGACTATCATGACCCTCCACCAGCACCATTGATTGATGCCGAGGAGCTCACCCAGTGGTCTTTGTATAGGGCTATCATTGCCGAGTTCATTGCCACGCTCTTGTTTCTCTACATCACTGTGTTGACTGTGATAGGTTACAAGAGCCAGACTGACACGACCAAGAACAGCGATGCATGTGGTGGGGTTGGCATTCTTGGCATCGCTTGGGCCTTTGGTGGCATGATCTTTGTTCTTGTCTACTGCACTGCTGGTATCTCAG GTGGACACATTAACCCGGCTGTGACTTTCGGTTTGTTCTTGGCTAGGAAGGTGTCCCTGGTGCGTGCCGTTCTATACATGGTGGCTCAGTGCCTGGGGGCCATATGTGGATGTGGACTCGTGAAAGCTTTCCAAAAGTCGTATTACACAAAGTACGGTGGTGGAGCCAATGAACTTGCTACTGGATTCAGCAAGGGCACTGGATTAGGTGCTGAGATCATCGGTACCTTTGTTCTCGTCTACACTGTCTTCTCTGCTACTGACCCAAAGAGGAACGCAAGGGACTCCCATGTTCCC GTGTTGGCACCACTTCCCATCGGATTTGCTGTCTTCATGGTTCACTTGGCCACTATTCCAATCACTGGAACTGGTATCAACCCAGCTAGGAGCTTTGGAGCTGCTGTGATATACAACAAAGACAAGGCATGGGATGACCAT TGGATCTTCTGGGTCGGGCCTTTCATTGGGGCCGCAATTGCTGCATTGTATCACCAATACGTCCTGAGAGCAGCTGCTGTTAAAGCCCTTGGGTCCTTCAGGAGCTCttccaacatttaa